The following coding sequences are from one Humulus lupulus chromosome X, drHumLupu1.1, whole genome shotgun sequence window:
- the LOC133805691 gene encoding replication factor C subunit 3-like — translation MPRSAPIPPSLSSSSCSPKVSNLGSRRSRQRHRQRDRLHRSSPSSKKALATPPPHKSFGRFLPFGKRRSSSSNNIPQKAELTKANLEAHLARTRAEEEDDNQKNSPKGYSPYYRGLLANTTPTQSYLGPGGGKQAVPESHVAPPPPPPPTSAAFTRSSFASTIIIRLQEALGSSCFPFKSTKNKEKDKNDDDDDGYQPPVAPAMASPGLRLNSTATNSTIAVVDRPPLLSMGRGDDSDGEKKPLRESFQGPAHDHDHDLHDHQAEPPLSTEHHEPTVVRRPSDESEVLPGQRIFVWADKYRPKALEDFICNRNKAIELQLLARTGECGHFIFQGPAGVGKRTMIWAMLREAFGPDSIQASEEFKVFNLQGEEVGSIEVLVKNSPRLLEVNISDIKGYEKHVIYELIKENISQSISYNNTSLPCKPPDNCRAIIFYGVEKLSSDAILYIKWLLERYNACNKIFFCCSDLSKLQAIKNLCTVVQLLPPSRTEIIKVLKLIAEKEGIDVPQKLAEKITDASKKNLRQAIRSFEATWLKHYPFTEDQEVLNGWEDDIANIAKNMIEEQGPKLLYIIRGKLQNLVEHDVSPDLIFQSLVEEVKKHLDNETLKRRVHNLYVEYSKTDESIFESDKALAHPRKSTNAQQFMRIEEFIAKFMSCYKTEATKIMQQENEDHNSKI, via the exons ATGCCGAGATCAGCCCCGATTCCGCCCTCGTTGTCATCATCATCTTGCTCTCCCAAAGTGTCCAATCTTGGTAGCAGGCGATCGCGCCAGCGCCACCGCCAGCGCGATCGCCTGCACCGATCGTCACCATCGTCCAAGAAAGCACTCGCAACACCTCCTCCTCACAAATCTTTCGGAAGATTTTTACCTTTCGGAAAGCGCAGATCGTCATCAAGTAACAACATTCCTCAGAAAGCGGAACTCACTAAAGCAAACCTCGAAGCTCATCTCGCTAGGACTAGAGCAGAAGAGGAGGACGACAACCAAAAGAATAGCCCCAAAGGATACAGTCCTTACTACCGAGGACTTTTAGCAAACACTACGCCTACTCAGAGCTATTTAGGCCCCGGCGGAGGAAAACAAGCTGTGCCCGAGAGCCATGTcgctcctcctcctccacctcctcctaCTTCTGCTGCCTTCACTAGATCATCATTCGCTTCCACCATCATCATCAGGCTTCAAGAAGCGCTTGGGAGTTCTTGCTTTCCGTTCAAATCAACCAAGAATAAGGAAAAAGACAAAAACGACGACGATGATGATGGTTATCAGCCTCCGGTGGCGCCGGCAATGGCGTCCCCCGGACTGAGACTAAACAGTACGGCTACGAATTCAACTATTGCTGTCGTTGACCGCCCTCCGTTGTTGTCAATGGGGAGGGGTGACGACAGTGATGGTGAAAAGAAGCCATTGAGGGAGAGTTTTCAAGGACCAGCTCATGATCATGATCATGATCTTCATGACCACCAAGCTGAGCCTCCTTTGTCCACTGAACATCATGAGCCGACGGTAGTCCGGCGGCCGTCCGACGAATCAGAGGTATTACCAGGACAGAGGATATTTGTATGGGCTGACAAGTATCGGCCTAAAGCTTTGGAAGATTTCATATGCAATCGGAACAAAGCAATTGAACTCCAGCTTCTG gCAAGGACGGGAGAATGTGGACATTTCATATTTCAAGGGCCAGCAGGTGTGGGCAAGAGGACCATGATCTGGGCTATGCTTCGAGAGGCTTTTGGTCCCGATTCTATACaa GCCAGTGAAGAATTCAAAGTTTTCAATTTAcag GGTGAAGAAGTAGGAAGTATTGAAGTACTAGTGAAGAATTCTCCACGGCTATTAGAAGTAAATATTTCAGACATTAAAGGGTATGAGAAGCATGTCATCTATGAACTCATCAAGGAAAATATATCTCAGAGCATTTCCTATAATAACACCTCTCTGCCATGCAAACCACCAGACAACTGCCGAG CAATAATCTTTTATGGAGTGGAAAAGCTGTCATCGGACGCCATTCTATACATTAAGTGGCTGTTGGAAAGGTATAATGCGTGTAATAAGATCTTCTTCTGCTGCTCCGATCTATCAAAGCTTCAGGCCATCAAAAACCTTTGCACTGTGGTTCAGCTTTTACCCCCTTCAAGGACCGAG ATAATTAAAGTTTTGAAGCTCATTGCTGAGAAAGAAGGGATAGATGTGCCTCAAAAATTAGCTGAAAAGATTACAGATGCGTCTAAAAAAAATCTTCGCCAAGCCATTCGTTCATTCGAGGCAACCTGGCTAAAACA TTATCCCTTTACAGAAGATCAGGAAGTTCTGAATGGTTGGGAAGATGATATTGCCAACATTGCTAAGAACATGATTGAAGAGCAAGGCCCAAAACT GCTATATATCATCCGGGGAAAGCTTCAAAATCTCGTAGAGCATGATGTGTCTCCTGATCTTATTTTCCAG TCACTGGTGGAAGAAGTGAAGAAGCATTTAGATAATGAGACATTGAAGCGCCGGGTTCATAATCTGTACGTGGAATACAGT AAAACAGATGAGAGTATTTTTGAGAGTGACAAAGCGCTTGCACATCCAAGAAAGAGTACTAATGCCCAGCAGTTCATGAGGATTGAAG AGTTTATAGCCAAATTCATGAGCTGCTACAAGACTGAAGCTACCAAAATCATGCAGCAGGAAAATGAAGATCACAATAGTAAAATATAA
- the LOC133805340 gene encoding protein transport protein SEC23 C isoform X3, producing MAEFMDLEAQDGVRMPWNVLPGTKQEATASCVVPVAAIYTPIKSFPNMPVLPYTPLRCRTCRSILNPFSIVDFVAKIWTCPFCFQRNHFPPHYASITDENLPAELFPQYTTIEYEDKLATGPSSPPVFMFVVDTCIIEEEMAYLKSALSQAVDLLPDHSLVGLITFGTFVHVHELGFGEIPKTYVFKGSKDISKDQLLEHLSFFLKKPKPPVGVIAGARDGLSNDAIARFLLPASECEFVLNSVLEELQKDPWPVPADQRAPRCTSTALGIAASLLGACFPGTGARIMAFVGGPSTEGQGAIVLKNLSEPIRSHKDLDKDSAPQFHKAVKFYEGLSKQLVNQGHVLDLFACALDQVGIAELKGAVEKTGGLVVLAESFGHSVFKDSLKRVFQSGDHDLGLATNGIFEINCSKDIRVQGIIGPCASMEKKGPLCSDTVVGQGGTSAWKMCGLDKATSLCLMFEIVKKENLDGMVPSNNNTFYFQFITYYQHQSGQMRLRVTTLSRRWVAGQGSELIAGFDQEAAAVVMARLVSFKMETEAEFDPIRWLDKALIHICSRFGDYQKDSPSSFSLSPRLSIFPQFIFHLRRSQFVQVFNNSPDETAYFRMILYRENVANSVVMIQPSLISYSFHSGPEPALLDVAAIAADRILLLDSYFTVVIFHGSTIAQWRKAGYHNMPEHQAFAQLLQAPHVDADAIVKERFPVPRLVVCDQYGSQARFLLAKLNPSATYNNDAPLPGGDVIFTDDVSFEVFLDHLQRLAIQ from the exons ATGGCGGAATTCATGGACCTGGAGGCGCAGGACGGTGTTCGAATGCCCTGGAACGTCTTGCCGGGGACCAAGCAAGAGGCCACCGCTTCTTGCGTCGTTCCCGTCGCTGCCATCTACACTCCCATCAAATCCTTCCCCAATATGCCCGTTCTTCCTTACACTCCTCTTCGCTGTCGTACCTGTCGTTCAATCCTCAATCCATTCTCCATTGTCGATTTCGTTGCCAAGATCTGGACCTGCCCCTTCTGCTTCCAGCGTAATCATTTCCCTCCTCACTATGCCTCCATTACCGACGAAAATCTCCCCGCTGAGCTCTTCCCTCAGTACACCACTATTGAGTATGAAGACAAGCTCGCCACCGGACCTTCCTCCCCCCCTGTTTTTATGTTCGTCGTCGATACTTGTATCATTGAGGAAGAGATGGCTTACCTTAAGTCTGCGCTATCCCAGGCTGTCGATCTTCTTCCCGATCACTCCCTCGTTGGCCTCATCACTTTCGGGACGTTTGTTCATGTTCATGAGCTCGGGTTTGGCGAGATCCCCAAGACTTACGTCTTCAAGGGATCCAAGGACATTTCCAAGGACCAGCTTCTCGAGCACTTGAGCTTCTTCCTCAAGAAGCCGAAGCCGCCCGTTGGTGTCATTGCCGGCGCTAGGGACGGCCTCTCCAACGACGCCATAGCCCGGTTCCTCTTGCCTGCTTCCGAGTGCGAGTTTGTACTCAATTCG GTGTTGGAGGAGCTGCAGAAAGATCCTTGGCCGGTTCCAGCTGATCAGCGCGCACCAAGGTGCACCAGCACAGCGCTTGGTATTGCAGCCAGCTTGTTAGGAGCGTGCTTTCCTGGGACTGGAGCTAGAATTATGGCATTTGTGGGTGGTCCATCCACCGAAGGACAGGGTGCT ATTGTTTTGAAAAATCTATCTGAACCTATTCGTTCACACAAGGACCTGGATAAAGATTCTGCTCCCCAGTTTCATAAGGCTGTTAAGTTCTACGAGGGACTTTCAAAGCAGCTTGTTAATCAAGGACATGTACTTGATCTTTTTGCTTGTGCCCTTGACCAG GTGGGAATTGCTGAACTTAAGGGTGCTGTTGAGAAAACTGGAGGGCTTGTTGTACTTGCAGAGAGTTTTGGCCATTCAGTATTTAAGGACTCACTTAAACGTGTTTTCCAGTCGGGTGATCATGATCTTGGTTTAGCAACAAA TGGTATATTTGAGATAAACTGCTCAAAGGATATAAGAGTTCAGGGCATAATTGGTCCTTGTGCATCTATGGAAAAG AAAGGTCCTTTATGTTCTGACACAGTTGTTGGTCAGGGAGGAACAAGTGCATGGAAGATGTGTGGCCTTGACAAAGCTACATCCTTGTGTCTAATGTTTGAGATTGTTAAGAAAGAAAATCTAGATGGGATGGTTCCATCCAATAACAATACGTTTTATTTCCAATTTATAACTTA TTATCAGCATCAAAGTGGTCAAATGAGACTACGTGTTACAACTCTCTCAAGAAGATGGGTAGCCGGACAAGGAAGT GAATTGATTGCTGGATTTGACCAAGAAGCAGCTGCAGTAGTCATGGCACGTCTGGTTTCTTTTAAAATGGAAACAGAG GCAGAGTTCGATCCTATTAGATGGTTAGATAAAGCATTGATACATATTTGCTCACGGTTTGGAGATTACCAAAAAGACAGCCCGTCTTCTTTCAGCTTATCTCCTCGATTGTCTATATTCCctcaatttatttttcatttaagaCGTTCTCAATTTGTTCAG GTTTTTAACAACAGCCCAGATGAGACTGCATACTTCAGAATGATCCTATATCGGGAAAATGTTGCCAATTCAGTTGTCATGATTCAGCCTTCGTTGATCTCATACTCATTTCATTCAGGCCCAGAACCAGCACTTCTTGATGTTGCTGCCATTGCAGCTGACAGGATTTTACTTTTGGATTCTTATTTTACTGTTGTGATTTTTCATGGTTCAACTATTGCTCAGTGGCGAAAAGCTGGATATCATAATATGCCTGAACATCAG GCATTTGCCCAGTTGCTGCAAGCTCCTCATGTTGATGCAGATGCAATAGTGAAGGAAAGATTTCCAGTTCCTCGTTTAGTGGTTTGTGATCAGTATGGTTCTCAG GCTCGGTTTCTTTTGGCAAAACTGAATCCGTCAGCTACATACAACAATGATGCTCCTCTACCTGGAGGCGATGTCATCTTTACCGACGATGTTAGTTTTGAAGTCTTCTTGGATCATCTCCAGAGATTAGCAATTCAATAA
- the LOC133805340 gene encoding protein transport protein SEC23 C isoform X1, whose product MAEFMDLEAQDGVRMPWNVLPGTKQEATASCVVPVAAIYTPIKSFPNMPVLPYTPLRCRTCRSILNPFSIVDFVAKIWTCPFCFQRNHFPPHYASITDENLPAELFPQYTTIEYEDKLATGPSSPPVFMFVVDTCIIEEEMAYLKSALSQAVDLLPDHSLVGLITFGTFVHVHELGFGEIPKTYVFKGSKDISKDQLLEHLSFFLKKPKPPVGVIAGARDGLSNDAIARFLLPASECEFVLNSVLEELQKDPWPVPADQRAPRCTSTALGIAASLLGACFPGTGARIMAFVGGPSTEGQGAIVLKNLSEPIRSHKDLDKDSAPQFHKAVKFYEGLSKQLVNQGHVLDLFACALDQVGIAELKGAVEKTGGLVVLAESFGHSVFKDSLKRVFQSGDHDLGLATNGIFEINCSKDIRVQGIIGPCASMEKKGPLCSDTVVGQGGTSAWKMCGLDKATSLCLMFEIVKKENLDGMVPSNNNTFYFQFITYYQHQSGQMRLRVTTLSRRWVAGQGSVQELIAGFDQEAAAVVMARLVSFKMETEAEFDPIRWLDKALIHICSRFGDYQKDSPSSFSLSPRLSIFPQFIFHLRRSQFVQVFNNSPDETAYFRMILYRENVANSVVMIQPSLISYSFHSGPEPALLDVAAIAADRILLLDSYFTVVIFHGSTIAQWRKAGYHNMPEHQAFAQLLQAPHVDADAIVKERFPVPRLVVCDQYGSQARFLLAKLNPSATYNNDAPLPGGDVIFTDDVSFEVFLDHLQRLAIQ is encoded by the exons ATGGCGGAATTCATGGACCTGGAGGCGCAGGACGGTGTTCGAATGCCCTGGAACGTCTTGCCGGGGACCAAGCAAGAGGCCACCGCTTCTTGCGTCGTTCCCGTCGCTGCCATCTACACTCCCATCAAATCCTTCCCCAATATGCCCGTTCTTCCTTACACTCCTCTTCGCTGTCGTACCTGTCGTTCAATCCTCAATCCATTCTCCATTGTCGATTTCGTTGCCAAGATCTGGACCTGCCCCTTCTGCTTCCAGCGTAATCATTTCCCTCCTCACTATGCCTCCATTACCGACGAAAATCTCCCCGCTGAGCTCTTCCCTCAGTACACCACTATTGAGTATGAAGACAAGCTCGCCACCGGACCTTCCTCCCCCCCTGTTTTTATGTTCGTCGTCGATACTTGTATCATTGAGGAAGAGATGGCTTACCTTAAGTCTGCGCTATCCCAGGCTGTCGATCTTCTTCCCGATCACTCCCTCGTTGGCCTCATCACTTTCGGGACGTTTGTTCATGTTCATGAGCTCGGGTTTGGCGAGATCCCCAAGACTTACGTCTTCAAGGGATCCAAGGACATTTCCAAGGACCAGCTTCTCGAGCACTTGAGCTTCTTCCTCAAGAAGCCGAAGCCGCCCGTTGGTGTCATTGCCGGCGCTAGGGACGGCCTCTCCAACGACGCCATAGCCCGGTTCCTCTTGCCTGCTTCCGAGTGCGAGTTTGTACTCAATTCG GTGTTGGAGGAGCTGCAGAAAGATCCTTGGCCGGTTCCAGCTGATCAGCGCGCACCAAGGTGCACCAGCACAGCGCTTGGTATTGCAGCCAGCTTGTTAGGAGCGTGCTTTCCTGGGACTGGAGCTAGAATTATGGCATTTGTGGGTGGTCCATCCACCGAAGGACAGGGTGCT ATTGTTTTGAAAAATCTATCTGAACCTATTCGTTCACACAAGGACCTGGATAAAGATTCTGCTCCCCAGTTTCATAAGGCTGTTAAGTTCTACGAGGGACTTTCAAAGCAGCTTGTTAATCAAGGACATGTACTTGATCTTTTTGCTTGTGCCCTTGACCAG GTGGGAATTGCTGAACTTAAGGGTGCTGTTGAGAAAACTGGAGGGCTTGTTGTACTTGCAGAGAGTTTTGGCCATTCAGTATTTAAGGACTCACTTAAACGTGTTTTCCAGTCGGGTGATCATGATCTTGGTTTAGCAACAAA TGGTATATTTGAGATAAACTGCTCAAAGGATATAAGAGTTCAGGGCATAATTGGTCCTTGTGCATCTATGGAAAAG AAAGGTCCTTTATGTTCTGACACAGTTGTTGGTCAGGGAGGAACAAGTGCATGGAAGATGTGTGGCCTTGACAAAGCTACATCCTTGTGTCTAATGTTTGAGATTGTTAAGAAAGAAAATCTAGATGGGATGGTTCCATCCAATAACAATACGTTTTATTTCCAATTTATAACTTA TTATCAGCATCAAAGTGGTCAAATGAGACTACGTGTTACAACTCTCTCAAGAAGATGGGTAGCCGGACAAGGAAGTGTACAA GAATTGATTGCTGGATTTGACCAAGAAGCAGCTGCAGTAGTCATGGCACGTCTGGTTTCTTTTAAAATGGAAACAGAG GCAGAGTTCGATCCTATTAGATGGTTAGATAAAGCATTGATACATATTTGCTCACGGTTTGGAGATTACCAAAAAGACAGCCCGTCTTCTTTCAGCTTATCTCCTCGATTGTCTATATTCCctcaatttatttttcatttaagaCGTTCTCAATTTGTTCAG GTTTTTAACAACAGCCCAGATGAGACTGCATACTTCAGAATGATCCTATATCGGGAAAATGTTGCCAATTCAGTTGTCATGATTCAGCCTTCGTTGATCTCATACTCATTTCATTCAGGCCCAGAACCAGCACTTCTTGATGTTGCTGCCATTGCAGCTGACAGGATTTTACTTTTGGATTCTTATTTTACTGTTGTGATTTTTCATGGTTCAACTATTGCTCAGTGGCGAAAAGCTGGATATCATAATATGCCTGAACATCAG GCATTTGCCCAGTTGCTGCAAGCTCCTCATGTTGATGCAGATGCAATAGTGAAGGAAAGATTTCCAGTTCCTCGTTTAGTGGTTTGTGATCAGTATGGTTCTCAG GCTCGGTTTCTTTTGGCAAAACTGAATCCGTCAGCTACATACAACAATGATGCTCCTCTACCTGGAGGCGATGTCATCTTTACCGACGATGTTAGTTTTGAAGTCTTCTTGGATCATCTCCAGAGATTAGCAATTCAATAA
- the LOC133805340 gene encoding protein transport protein SEC23 C isoform X2 codes for MAEFMDLEAQDGVRMPWNVLPGTKQEATASCVVPVAAIYTPIKSFPNMPVLPYTPLRCRTCRSILNPFSIVDFVAKIWTCPFCFQRNHFPPHYASITDENLPAELFPQYTTIEYEDKLATGPSSPPVFMFVVDTCIIEEEMAYLKSALSQAVDLLPDHSLVGLITFGTFVHVHELGFGEIPKTYVFKGSKDISKDQLLEHLSFFLKKPKPPVGVIAGARDGLSNDAIARFLLPASECEFVLNSVLEELQKDPWPVPADQRAPRCTSTALGIAASLLGACFPGTGARIMAFVGGPSTEGQGAIVLKNLSEPIRSHKDLDKDSAPQFHKAVKFYEGLSKQLVNQGHVLDLFACALDQVGIAELKGAVEKTGGLVVLAESFGHSVFKDSLKRVFQSGDHDLGLATNGIFEINCSKDIRVQGIIGPCASMEKKGPLCSDTVVGQGGTSAWKMCGLDKATSLCLMFEIVKKENLDGMVPSNNNTFYFQFITYYQHQSGQMRLRVTTLSRRWVAGQGSQELIAGFDQEAAAVVMARLVSFKMETEAEFDPIRWLDKALIHICSRFGDYQKDSPSSFSLSPRLSIFPQFIFHLRRSQFVQVFNNSPDETAYFRMILYRENVANSVVMIQPSLISYSFHSGPEPALLDVAAIAADRILLLDSYFTVVIFHGSTIAQWRKAGYHNMPEHQAFAQLLQAPHVDADAIVKERFPVPRLVVCDQYGSQARFLLAKLNPSATYNNDAPLPGGDVIFTDDVSFEVFLDHLQRLAIQ; via the exons ATGGCGGAATTCATGGACCTGGAGGCGCAGGACGGTGTTCGAATGCCCTGGAACGTCTTGCCGGGGACCAAGCAAGAGGCCACCGCTTCTTGCGTCGTTCCCGTCGCTGCCATCTACACTCCCATCAAATCCTTCCCCAATATGCCCGTTCTTCCTTACACTCCTCTTCGCTGTCGTACCTGTCGTTCAATCCTCAATCCATTCTCCATTGTCGATTTCGTTGCCAAGATCTGGACCTGCCCCTTCTGCTTCCAGCGTAATCATTTCCCTCCTCACTATGCCTCCATTACCGACGAAAATCTCCCCGCTGAGCTCTTCCCTCAGTACACCACTATTGAGTATGAAGACAAGCTCGCCACCGGACCTTCCTCCCCCCCTGTTTTTATGTTCGTCGTCGATACTTGTATCATTGAGGAAGAGATGGCTTACCTTAAGTCTGCGCTATCCCAGGCTGTCGATCTTCTTCCCGATCACTCCCTCGTTGGCCTCATCACTTTCGGGACGTTTGTTCATGTTCATGAGCTCGGGTTTGGCGAGATCCCCAAGACTTACGTCTTCAAGGGATCCAAGGACATTTCCAAGGACCAGCTTCTCGAGCACTTGAGCTTCTTCCTCAAGAAGCCGAAGCCGCCCGTTGGTGTCATTGCCGGCGCTAGGGACGGCCTCTCCAACGACGCCATAGCCCGGTTCCTCTTGCCTGCTTCCGAGTGCGAGTTTGTACTCAATTCG GTGTTGGAGGAGCTGCAGAAAGATCCTTGGCCGGTTCCAGCTGATCAGCGCGCACCAAGGTGCACCAGCACAGCGCTTGGTATTGCAGCCAGCTTGTTAGGAGCGTGCTTTCCTGGGACTGGAGCTAGAATTATGGCATTTGTGGGTGGTCCATCCACCGAAGGACAGGGTGCT ATTGTTTTGAAAAATCTATCTGAACCTATTCGTTCACACAAGGACCTGGATAAAGATTCTGCTCCCCAGTTTCATAAGGCTGTTAAGTTCTACGAGGGACTTTCAAAGCAGCTTGTTAATCAAGGACATGTACTTGATCTTTTTGCTTGTGCCCTTGACCAG GTGGGAATTGCTGAACTTAAGGGTGCTGTTGAGAAAACTGGAGGGCTTGTTGTACTTGCAGAGAGTTTTGGCCATTCAGTATTTAAGGACTCACTTAAACGTGTTTTCCAGTCGGGTGATCATGATCTTGGTTTAGCAACAAA TGGTATATTTGAGATAAACTGCTCAAAGGATATAAGAGTTCAGGGCATAATTGGTCCTTGTGCATCTATGGAAAAG AAAGGTCCTTTATGTTCTGACACAGTTGTTGGTCAGGGAGGAACAAGTGCATGGAAGATGTGTGGCCTTGACAAAGCTACATCCTTGTGTCTAATGTTTGAGATTGTTAAGAAAGAAAATCTAGATGGGATGGTTCCATCCAATAACAATACGTTTTATTTCCAATTTATAACTTA TTATCAGCATCAAAGTGGTCAAATGAGACTACGTGTTACAACTCTCTCAAGAAGATGGGTAGCCGGACAAGGAAGT CAGGAATTGATTGCTGGATTTGACCAAGAAGCAGCTGCAGTAGTCATGGCACGTCTGGTTTCTTTTAAAATGGAAACAGAG GCAGAGTTCGATCCTATTAGATGGTTAGATAAAGCATTGATACATATTTGCTCACGGTTTGGAGATTACCAAAAAGACAGCCCGTCTTCTTTCAGCTTATCTCCTCGATTGTCTATATTCCctcaatttatttttcatttaagaCGTTCTCAATTTGTTCAG GTTTTTAACAACAGCCCAGATGAGACTGCATACTTCAGAATGATCCTATATCGGGAAAATGTTGCCAATTCAGTTGTCATGATTCAGCCTTCGTTGATCTCATACTCATTTCATTCAGGCCCAGAACCAGCACTTCTTGATGTTGCTGCCATTGCAGCTGACAGGATTTTACTTTTGGATTCTTATTTTACTGTTGTGATTTTTCATGGTTCAACTATTGCTCAGTGGCGAAAAGCTGGATATCATAATATGCCTGAACATCAG GCATTTGCCCAGTTGCTGCAAGCTCCTCATGTTGATGCAGATGCAATAGTGAAGGAAAGATTTCCAGTTCCTCGTTTAGTGGTTTGTGATCAGTATGGTTCTCAG GCTCGGTTTCTTTTGGCAAAACTGAATCCGTCAGCTACATACAACAATGATGCTCCTCTACCTGGAGGCGATGTCATCTTTACCGACGATGTTAGTTTTGAAGTCTTCTTGGATCATCTCCAGAGATTAGCAATTCAATAA